One genomic segment of Streptomyces sp. NBC_00239 includes these proteins:
- the cobA gene encoding uroporphyrinogen-III C-methyltransferase: MAAEHPAYPVGLRLTGRRVVVIGGGQVAQRRLPALVAAGADIVLISPSATPSVDVMAETGEIRWERRRYEDGDLADAWYVLVATRDREANDRVSAEAERRRVWCVRADDADAATAWTPATGRSEGVTVAVLTGNDPRRSAAVRDAIVEGLRDGSLAARAHRERPHAPGVALVGGGPGDPDLITVRGRRLLAEADVVIADRLGPRDLLDELPPHVEVIDAAKIPYGRFMAQEAINNALIEHAKAGKAVVRLKGGDPYVFGRGMEEAQALAEAGISCTVVPGISSSISVPSAAGIPVTHRGVAHEFTVVSGHVAPDDPRSLVDWASLARLTGTLVVLMGVDKIGAIAARLVECGRAPETPVAVVQEGTTAAQRRVDATLATVGETVRAQDVRPPAVIVIGEVVNVGIPPLAT; the protein is encoded by the coding sequence ATGGCCGCCGAACACCCCGCCTACCCCGTTGGCCTCCGCCTCACCGGCCGTCGTGTCGTCGTCATCGGCGGCGGCCAGGTCGCTCAGCGCCGGCTGCCGGCCCTGGTCGCGGCCGGCGCCGACATCGTGCTGATCTCCCCGTCGGCCACCCCCTCGGTGGACGTCATGGCCGAGACCGGCGAGATCCGCTGGGAGCGCCGCCGCTACGAGGACGGCGACCTCGCCGACGCCTGGTACGTCCTGGTCGCCACCCGCGACCGGGAGGCCAACGACCGGGTCTCCGCAGAGGCCGAGCGCCGCCGCGTCTGGTGCGTGCGCGCCGACGACGCCGACGCCGCCACCGCCTGGACCCCGGCCACCGGCCGCAGCGAGGGCGTCACCGTGGCGGTGCTCACCGGCAACGACCCGCGCCGCTCCGCCGCCGTACGCGACGCGATCGTCGAGGGCCTGCGCGACGGCTCGCTCGCCGCCCGCGCGCACCGCGAGCGCCCGCATGCCCCCGGCGTGGCCCTCGTCGGCGGCGGCCCCGGCGACCCGGACCTGATCACCGTGCGCGGCCGCCGCCTGCTGGCCGAGGCTGACGTGGTCATCGCCGACCGCCTCGGCCCCCGCGACCTGCTCGACGAACTGCCGCCGCACGTCGAGGTCATCGACGCGGCGAAGATCCCGTACGGCCGTTTCATGGCGCAGGAGGCCATCAACAACGCGCTGATCGAGCACGCCAAGGCCGGCAAGGCCGTGGTCCGGCTCAAGGGCGGCGACCCGTACGTCTTCGGCCGCGGCATGGAGGAGGCCCAGGCGCTCGCCGAGGCCGGCATCTCCTGCACCGTCGTCCCCGGCATCTCCAGCTCCATCTCGGTCCCCTCCGCGGCCGGCATCCCGGTCACCCACCGCGGCGTGGCCCACGAGTTCACCGTCGTCAGCGGGCACGTCGCCCCCGACGACCCGCGTTCCCTGGTCGACTGGGCCTCCCTGGCCCGGCTGACCGGCACCCTGGTCGTCCTGATGGGCGTGGACAAGATCGGCGCGATCGCCGCCCGCCTGGTGGAGTGCGGGCGCGCGCCCGAGACGCCGGTCGCGGTGGTCCAGGAGGGCACGACGGCCGCGCAGCGCCGGGTCGACGCGACCCTCGCGACGGTGGGCGAGACCGTCCGCGCGCAGGACGTCCGGCCCCCGGCCGTCATCGTGATCGGCGAGGTCGTGAACGTCGGCATCCCGCCGCTCGCCACCTGA
- the cobT gene encoding nicotinate-nucleotide--dimethylbenzimidazole phosphoribosyltransferase, with product MTDTGQVPEGLPENAGMVDQPGIPAPGAYAFLDPADAAHGAEPAEDEEMLLMPSAQGSWSDPQLVPPAPFPQEAYAQEFSPEFPSEPAQEYPQEYAHDTGTHEAGAHETGAHEAGGRDSGAVDLSGVRLPQPAGPAAAQQQPVRRPLHMGPPVPDATGGVVRSLADRGPAAPAAQAAAAAPVAPAAMAQAAQGGPVPLRQAGPPTTGPEYLDIPRSETGVLPGPQLGEIPPQAGAPWGEEAAQAPQQVPVPPQVPQQQVPVAQPQAPAHPEAVAAPVQPEAVLPGEPVAPEPAEAPAETVVPESVPVLEQPAAEQPVAVAPVAEQQPDAVAAPAEPVPAAALPAEPVTEAAAVAEAVAVEPVPAPAEAAPAEAVVAAAEPVQPEGAHPEQVQAEGTSPDGVHPEPAQPEQVQPEAVPADAVLPEPVPAAAVPAEAGQPVPGAEPVAAAPAQPTESVPAVESVPAAEPVQPEAIPAEQFQPEQGQPQQLQPEAVQPEQLPAGAEPVAPAEPAAAEAAAPQPVAEAAPELAAVPEQTVAATAEQAVEQSAVEPPLAEPVPAAQPVAVAEAAAEAQPEPVVVLSVPLPVAPVAEAAPELPADEAGEVAAPVENAEGIEDVQHAEALPAQPAEPVAAPAAPAAEDLTQDLTEGLAEDLAEEIPAELAEEYAEEPEAEWRPAAPGYADAEREAVLRVMRERRDIRNGFRTDPIPHEVLLRVLEAAHTAPSVGHSQPWDFVVIRSAETRRTMHELATRQREAYAKSLPKGRAKQFKELKIEAILDTPVNIVVTADPTRGGRHTLGRHTQPQMAPYSSALAVENLWLAARAEGLGVGWVSFFDEREMVRALGLPEHLEVVAYLCVGYVDEFPDEPELMQAGWSKRRPLSWVVHEETYGRRALPGEEPHDLLAETVTGIRPLDAKALGEAWERQKRMTKPAGALGMLEIISAQLSGLSRVCPPPIPEPAAVAIFAGDHGVHAQGVTPWPQEVTSQMVANFLGGGAVCNAFANQVGAEVCVIDVGVAGDLPATPGLLPRKVRAGTADMTTGPAMSREEAVAAIEVGIETARDLVAAGNKALLTGEMGIANTTVSAALISVFTDTDPAEVTGRGTGINDETHARKVEVVRRALELHQPDPADPIGVLAAIGGLEHAAIVGLLLGGASLRTPVILDGVSAGAAALVARAIAPESLSACIAGHRSAEPGHVAALNKLGLRPLVDLDLRLGEGTGALLALPLVQSAARAMHEVATFDSAGVTEK from the coding sequence ATGACTGACACCGGCCAGGTTCCGGAGGGTCTCCCGGAGAACGCGGGCATGGTGGATCAGCCGGGCATCCCCGCCCCGGGGGCCTATGCCTTCCTCGATCCGGCCGACGCCGCGCACGGCGCGGAACCGGCCGAGGACGAGGAAATGCTGCTGATGCCGAGCGCCCAGGGCTCGTGGAGCGACCCGCAGCTGGTGCCGCCCGCGCCGTTCCCGCAGGAGGCCTACGCGCAGGAATTCTCCCCGGAGTTCCCGTCGGAGCCCGCTCAGGAGTACCCGCAGGAGTACGCGCACGACACCGGCACGCACGAGGCCGGCGCGCACGAGACCGGCGCGCACGAGGCCGGAGGCCGGGATTCCGGCGCCGTGGACCTCAGCGGCGTCCGCCTCCCGCAGCCCGCCGGCCCGGCCGCCGCCCAGCAGCAGCCGGTCCGCCGCCCGCTGCACATGGGCCCGCCGGTGCCCGACGCCACCGGCGGAGTCGTACGTTCCCTCGCCGACCGCGGTCCGGCCGCGCCCGCCGCGCAGGCCGCGGCCGCGGCGCCCGTGGCCCCCGCGGCGATGGCGCAGGCCGCGCAGGGCGGGCCGGTTCCGCTCCGCCAGGCCGGACCGCCCACCACCGGTCCCGAGTACCTCGACATCCCGCGCTCCGAGACCGGAGTGCTGCCCGGACCGCAGCTCGGGGAGATCCCGCCGCAGGCCGGTGCGCCGTGGGGCGAGGAAGCCGCCCAGGCGCCGCAGCAGGTCCCGGTACCGCCGCAGGTGCCGCAGCAGCAGGTGCCGGTGGCGCAGCCGCAAGCGCCGGCGCACCCCGAGGCCGTGGCAGCGCCGGTGCAGCCCGAGGCCGTCCTGCCCGGCGAGCCGGTGGCCCCGGAGCCTGCCGAGGCCCCTGCAGAAACGGTCGTGCCGGAGTCGGTGCCCGTCCTGGAGCAGCCCGCCGCCGAGCAGCCCGTCGCCGTCGCGCCGGTCGCCGAGCAGCAGCCGGACGCCGTCGCCGCCCCGGCGGAGCCGGTCCCGGCCGCCGCCCTGCCGGCCGAGCCGGTGACCGAGGCCGCGGCCGTGGCCGAGGCCGTGGCCGTGGAACCCGTACCCGCGCCGGCCGAAGCGGCGCCGGCCGAAGCAGTGGTGGCGGCCGCCGAGCCGGTCCAGCCCGAGGGCGCGCACCCCGAGCAGGTCCAGGCCGAGGGCACGTCGCCCGACGGCGTGCACCCCGAGCCGGCCCAGCCCGAACAGGTCCAGCCCGAGGCCGTGCCGGCCGACGCCGTGCTGCCGGAGCCGGTTCCTGCTGCGGCCGTGCCTGCCGAGGCCGGGCAGCCGGTTCCCGGCGCGGAGCCCGTGGCGGCGGCGCCGGCCCAGCCCACCGAGTCCGTACCGGCCGTCGAGTCCGTACCGGCCGCCGAGCCGGTGCAGCCGGAGGCCATCCCGGCGGAGCAGTTCCAGCCGGAGCAGGGTCAGCCGCAGCAGCTCCAGCCCGAGGCGGTCCAGCCCGAGCAGCTTCCCGCCGGGGCCGAGCCCGTCGCGCCGGCGGAGCCCGCGGCCGCCGAGGCCGCCGCCCCGCAGCCGGTTGCCGAGGCCGCGCCCGAGCTCGCGGCGGTGCCCGAGCAGACCGTGGCCGCCACCGCCGAGCAGGCCGTCGAGCAGTCGGCCGTCGAACCGCCGCTCGCCGAGCCGGTACCGGCCGCGCAGCCGGTCGCGGTCGCCGAGGCCGCCGCCGAGGCGCAGCCCGAGCCCGTGGTCGTCCTCTCCGTACCGCTGCCCGTCGCGCCCGTCGCCGAAGCCGCCCCCGAGCTGCCCGCCGACGAAGCCGGCGAGGTCGCCGCCCCCGTCGAGAACGCCGAGGGCATCGAGGACGTCCAGCACGCCGAAGCCCTGCCGGCGCAGCCCGCCGAGCCCGTCGCCGCACCCGCGGCGCCCGCCGCCGAGGACCTCACGCAGGACCTCACGGAGGGTCTCGCCGAGGACCTCGCCGAGGAGATCCCGGCGGAGCTCGCCGAGGAGTACGCCGAGGAGCCGGAGGCCGAGTGGCGCCCCGCCGCCCCCGGTTACGCCGACGCCGAACGCGAGGCCGTCCTGCGCGTGATGCGCGAGCGCCGCGACATCCGCAACGGCTTCCGCACCGATCCCATCCCGCACGAGGTGCTGCTGCGCGTGCTCGAAGCGGCGCACACCGCGCCGAGCGTCGGCCACTCCCAGCCCTGGGACTTCGTCGTCATCCGCTCCGCCGAGACCCGGCGGACCATGCACGAGCTTGCCACCCGCCAGCGCGAGGCGTACGCGAAGTCGCTGCCCAAGGGCCGGGCGAAGCAGTTCAAGGAACTGAAGATCGAGGCCATCCTCGACACCCCGGTGAACATCGTCGTCACCGCCGACCCCACCCGCGGCGGCCGCCACACCCTCGGCCGGCACACCCAGCCGCAGATGGCCCCGTACTCCTCCGCGCTCGCCGTCGAGAACCTCTGGCTCGCCGCCCGCGCCGAAGGCCTCGGCGTCGGCTGGGTCAGCTTCTTCGACGAGCGCGAGATGGTCCGCGCCCTCGGCCTGCCCGAGCACCTCGAAGTCGTCGCGTACCTCTGCGTCGGCTACGTCGACGAGTTCCCGGACGAGCCCGAGCTGATGCAGGCAGGCTGGTCCAAGCGCCGCCCGCTGTCCTGGGTGGTCCACGAGGAGACGTACGGCCGCCGCGCCCTGCCCGGCGAAGAGCCGCACGACCTGCTCGCCGAGACCGTCACCGGCATCCGCCCGCTCGACGCCAAGGCGCTCGGCGAGGCCTGGGAACGCCAGAAGCGGATGACCAAGCCGGCCGGCGCGCTCGGCATGCTGGAGATCATCTCCGCGCAGCTCTCCGGGCTGTCCCGGGTCTGCCCGCCGCCGATCCCCGAGCCGGCCGCCGTCGCGATCTTCGCCGGGGACCACGGCGTGCACGCCCAGGGCGTCACCCCGTGGCCGCAGGAGGTGACCTCGCAGATGGTCGCCAACTTCCTCGGCGGCGGCGCGGTCTGCAACGCCTTCGCCAACCAGGTCGGCGCCGAGGTGTGCGTCATCGACGTGGGCGTCGCGGGCGACCTCCCGGCCACACCGGGCCTGCTCCCGCGCAAGGTCCGCGCCGGCACCGCCGACATGACCACCGGCCCGGCCATGAGCCGCGAAGAGGCCGTGGCCGCCATCGAGGTGGGCATCGAGACCGCCCGCGACCTGGTCGCGGCCGGCAACAAGGCGCTGCTCACCGGTGAGATGGGCATCGCGAACACCACCGTGTCCGCCGCCCTGATCTCCGTCTTCACGGACACCGACCCGGCCGAGGTCACCGGTCGCGGCACCGGCATCAACGACGAGACGCACGCCCGCAAGGTCGAGGTCGTCCGCCGCGCCCTGGAACTCCACCAGCCCGACCCGGCCGACCCGATCGGCGTCCTCGCCGCGATCGGCGGGCTGGAGCACGCCGCCATCGTCGGTCTGCTGCTCGGTGGCGCGTCCCTGCGTACGCCGGTCATCCTGGACGGCGTCAGCGCCGGCGCGGCCGCGCTGGTGGCCCGTGCCATCGCCCCCGAGTCGCTGTCGGCGTGCATCGCGGGCCACCGCAGTGCCGAGCCGGGGCACGTGGCCGCGCTCAACAAGCTGGGCCTGCGCCCGCTCGTCGACCTCGACCTGCGCCTCGGCGAGGGCACCGGCGCCCTGCTGGCCCTCCCGCTGGTGCAGAGCGCGGCCCGCGCGATGCACGAGGTAGCCACCTTCGACTCAGCCGGCGTCACCGAGAAGTAA